The DNA segment CATGCCAGAAACTCCTTGAAGCTGTCCTCCAGGTCAATAACCCGGATATAACCCAGCTTTTTGGTTTCCTTTAGTATACGACGCTGCCAGAATTTCATCCAGCGCATGTATACCACCGGAAAGGGCTTGGTAAGGTCCTCGCGCTCGTACAGCCGCAGGGCTGGCGAAAACAGCGAGTCGTGCCAGTCACATACCAGCTGATCAAGCAACGGCTTGCGCTGCAGCTTCTGACGGATATAGCCGAAGTGGGTAACAAACAGCTGCCGCATAAGGAAGCGATAAAAATCGCACTGTCCCTCAGGGATACGTGCATCCGGTCTGAAGACCAGAATCCGGCTCAGCCGGAAGAACCGACGACGCTCCTGTTCGGGCGTTGCCATCAATCTGCGCCAGATCCGGCGCGTCAGATGTGCACCTACGTGCAGGGGATTCAGCTGGGTATTGCGTGCCAGGTAGCGGCTGGCTGCCTCGGTTACACTGGCATCGCAGGACAGTGTTTCCCGGTGTTCCAGGATGTCACAGAGAATGTCCAGGTCGGTCTTGTTCGGGTACAGGGTCGGCAGCGCCTGGCGACGGATGATATGCATAAGCGGGGTGAATATCTCTTCGTCCCAGCGGTGCGCAATCTCTTCCTCGTCCGGGTGGTAGCCCAGCAGATGCTGGAGCTTGAGTCGGGATACATGATACACCTGTCGCTCCAGTCGCTGCCAGGTTTCTGCGCTGCCCTGCCCGAAGCGTTTTTCATCGATATAGCGGAACAGGGTGGTACGGCGCGCAAAGGCAACCTTGGCCCCGTACATCCCCAGGCTTGAGTAACAGAGGTTGGGCGGCAGCTGCACCGGAGACTCGATCTGTTGGACAACCGCATCCAGGTACCCGTTGGTATGGGTTCTGGCTGCCGAAACACGATGATTGCCGTCCTGTACAAAGTAGTAACCGCCGAGTTCAAAAAGCTGCAGTGATTCGTTCAGACTGGATGAGAGGTAGAGGTCGCGAATACTGGTCCAGCGAATCTCCATCGAGCGACGGATAGGCAGGAACCCGACAGCGAAGTCGTTGGCACGGTCTACACTGCCGATGATCCGGCGGCAGTCGACCGTCTGCATGCCGGCATAGCGCTCTGCACGCGCCGGAAGTTGATCAAGGACAGCCCGCAGCGACAGCATGTGACCGTCATGGTTCGGCAGAAAAACCAGTCGACGCAGACGCCGCCGTCCGGCTCGGTATACCTCGTGAAACTTCTTGGTCACCATTGCTTCAAGTATGACGGATTCTGTTGATGATTGCCAAGGGGCGGAGTTTTGCGCATACTGTGGTCTATGGCTGTGCATTTGATTCGCGACATTTTCGCCTATGCTGATCGTTTTCAGGGTTCGGTATTTGTAATCCAGATTGACTATGACGTTATTGCCCACCCCTCGTTTCCGGTGGTACTGCAGGATCTGGTGCTGCTGCACCAGATCGGCATACGCGTGGTGCTGGTCCCCGGTGCACGCCGACACATCGATCAGGTTCTGGAGCGCTACGGTATTTCCTGTCCGACGGTGCAGGGGGTCAGGGTTAGCCGTCCAGAGGCAATCCCGTTTATCAAGATGGCTGCTTTCGATGCCGCAAATCGTGTCATGACCTTGCTCAGTCGGCATCGGGTAACCGGGATTATCGGTAACTGGGTCCGCAGCCGCGGGTTGGGGGTTATTAACGGTGTTGACTACGAGGAATCCGGCAAGGTCGATCGCATCAGTATCGACCTGATCGAGGCAGTGCTGGATGACGGACTGGTGCCGATCTTTCCCTGTATCGGATGGAGCTCCACCGGCAAACCCTATAACATATCGAGCCTGGAGCTCGCCGCCAGACTGGCTGCCGACCTGGGGGCGGCCAAGCTTTTCTATCTGGCAGGCTTCGAGGGGCTAACGCGCGAAACTCTGCAGATCCCGGAGGATTTTTTACTCGACAGCTCCGGGCGCATCTCGCGGCTGTATCCGGATCAGGCGATGCAGCTGCTGCAGAACAACCCGCAATGTGATCAGTATATCGCCTCCATGATCGAGTGCTCGGTGAATGCCTGTCGCGCCGGGGTTGAGCGTGCTCATATCGTGGATGGTCGTCGTGACGGAGTTATTCTCGAGGAGGTGTTTACCAACCAGGGTGTGGGCACCATGATTCACAAGGCCCCGTTCGAGAGTTTACGAGCCATGACCGATGAGGACGTGCCGGCCGTTATCAGGCTGATGCAGCCGGCAATGGAGAAGGGGATCCTGGTACAGCGTTCAGCCGAGGATCTGCAGCAGCAGTTGAGTGACTATGTGGTGTATGCCGCCGATGAACAGATTGTAGGCTGCGGGGCACTGCACCGCTGGGGCGAAGACTGTGCCGAGATCGCTGCCCTTGCTGCCGACACCGATAAACCGTATGAGGGGGTCGGGGAGCGGCTGCTGCAGTATCTGCTGGAGAAGGCCCGGTCGATCGGCTGTCGTACGGTGTTTGTGCTGACTACCCAGACCGCTGACTGGTTTGCCCGGTTCGGATTCGAGCATGCAGATATCGATCATCTGCCGCCTCAGCGCCGGGAGAGTTATAACCCGCAGCGTCGCAGCCGGGTACTGCTGCATCACCTCAAGGATTGAGTCTATGCTGGCAATTCAGATTGAGAATATCCGCTTGCGGTGTATAGTCGGGGTGTACCCCCGTGAACGGTACCGCCGGCAGCCGCTGCGGATTGATCTGCGGCTGCTGTATGCCGATACCGCAATCATCCGCCAGGACGACATTGCGGTCGGGATGGATTATGCGCATATCACCCGGGATGTGCAGCGCTGGGCATCGGAGGGCCGGTTCCAGACGATCGAGGCTCTGGCCGGTTCGCTGGCCCACCGACTGGGCAGCGACTACCCGCAGATTGCGGAGGTACAGATTACCATCCGCAAACCGCGTGCCCTGTCTGGTCGTGCGGTGGCCGGGGTCGTGTATAGCTGGCAGCCGGCCACTGATTAAAATCCTGGCAGCCTGCGATTCCGGTAGCCTGCGGTTAAAATCCCGGTAGCCTGCGATCCCGTCGGATAGCATCCATCTGTCGTTGGGCCTCCTCCTCGGCTCGCTGCCGCGCGGCTTCCTCGGCGGCCTCACGCTCCTCCCGGGCGCGCTGCTCAGCCGCCTCGGCGGCCTCACGTGCCCGGCGTTCGGCGGCAGCGGTCTCTTCCTGCGCTCGCCGCTCGGCAGCAGCAGCCTGCTCCTGCAATTCCTGTTCAAGCTCCTGTCTGCTTTGCTCGAGAGAGCCCATCGTGTCACGAAACTGTTGTTCCGCTTCGGCGATCATCTCACGGTACTCATTGGCCTCTTGCTGGAATTCGCTGGCCTGGCGGGTTATCTCCTGCAAGCGCTGCTGGTAGGGTTCAAGCTCGGCCTGTTGTTGCTCGAGCTGCTGCTGAAGTTCGCGTTCAAGCCTCTCGCGCAGCACATCGCGCTGTGCATTGAATACCTGCTGCAGCCCCTCGGCAAGATGGCGGTCGAGATTGGTGCTGCCGTGCAGCTGGCTGATGCGACCCTGTCGCACCAGTGCCGAGAGCTCAACCTCGACACTACCGGCTTGCTCAATCGCATCTTCGAGCAGCTGCAGCAGTAGCTGATTGCCGCTGGCACCCTGCAGCCGCGGTGCGGTGATTCTGATGTCGCCCTCAACGGCAACCGAGCCATCGCGGCTCATGATAGTGTCCCAGTACATCTCGGCGGTTCCTGTCAGCTGCAGTCTGCCGATCCCTGGCAGTTCATGATCAATATCAACGGGTAAACCCTGGTAGCCAACAGCAAGCTGGATTGGCGGTTCTGACGGGCGGTGCAGCGGCAGGTAGCCCTCTGCCTGTATCCCGGATTCCTCGCTGGCAAAGTGGTATTTAAGTTCGGTTGCCTCGGTCAATCGGGTCGGACTGCTACTTAACCGCTCCAGAGATAGTTCATGCTGTCCCTCGCCGGTGCTGAAACCCGAGAATGCACGCCCAAGGTAGAGCACGCCGGGGTACTCCTGACCCGGGAATTCCACATCGATACCGCCGCGGGAGGGGGCTGCGCCGCCAGACTCTGTGCCGGGTGCGAAACGCTGCTGTAGCTCCTGCAGCCGTTCAATACGTTGGTAGGCAGTACGAATATCCTGGATTCGGGACAGACCGGCATCGCTGATAAACGATGCCGCAATACCGATGAGCAGATCACCCGGGTCGTCAGTCAGGTCTGCGAGCCGGCTCTGCAGCATTGCGAGGTCCTGCTCGTAGTCCTCCTGCATCCCGGCGATGCGCTGCTGCACCTGCTGTATTTCGGAGCGGGCCTCTTGTATAGGCTGCTGTAGCTCGTGCTGCAGATTTTGAACCTGGGAACTCGCCTGTCGCAGCTCATCACGGGCCGCAATAATCTCATCCAGGCTGCGCAGATCCTGTGGCCGCAGTGCGGCAACATCTTGAGCGGTGCCTTGTGCAGCATCCAGCTGCTCACGGTACTCTCGCTGCTGGCTCGCCCAGCTGGCCGTCAGAGAATCGGCAGCCTCGCGAGCCTCGCGAGCAGAGCGTGTGATGGCGAGGTTGTCAAACTCATCTTGTATCACTGCCGACACACTCCCGGGTGAAAGTGCCGGCAGCGACAGATCCAGCAGTGGGTCGCGGGCTGACTGTTCTGCGGCAGCTGTCCCGGTTTCCTCAGGTGACGTTTCGCTATAGCGAGGCAGGGCACCGCTGACTGAACGCTGGCCGCCGTGCGCCAGGCTGCCGATCTGCATGTTCGTTATCGCAAGCTGTCGCCTTAGCAAGCCTGGTAAGTGGATCTCCAGAACAAGATCATCGGCCTGGAAGAGATTACGCATCGGCCGATTCTGGTTGGCAACCGTGACCTGCTCTATCGTAATGCTCCCGCTCAGCAGTTGAAGATTCAGTCCCTGCACATCTGCCTGTGCCTGGAACACGTACTCAAGGCCGGATTCCAGGGCCTCGGTCAAAAGTCGGTCTTTCCATACCAGATTGAATATCATCAGACCGGCTACTACGAGAGCCGGCAGGATCAGGCGCCCGGTTCTGAGCATCCCCCGGTTCTGTTTGATCGCCTTGGCCAGTTTTTTCAGCCGTTTGAGTTCTTTGGTGTCCGGATCAGGCTTCAGGTGTCGCTTGCCGTCATCACCCAGGATGAACATCGAGTCAAGGAAATCACGATCGTGCGGCAGATGCAGCCGACCGATCAGGGTGTGCTGGAATCTTTTCGGGGTGTACGACCGCCGAGCGATTTTCGGGATGCGCTGGCTCTTGAGTTGTTTCTCCCGTTTCATTCTCAGCCTCCGATAGTGTCATAAAATACAGTCCACTTGTGCACAGCGCGGATCAGCTTGGCGACCTTGGGGGATTTATAGATCTTTTGTGCCCAGGTGCTGGATGCAATCCCGGGGACTACCCGGGTGCGCAGCGGCACTACCAGCGATTTTGTCGCCAGAAACACCAATGGAAAGATGGCCAGTCCGGTAATAAATCCCCCCATTACCACGGTATTGTTAAAGCGACTTAATGGGAGCAGGGGCAGGGCGTACAGGTCGCTCCACAGGGCATACAGGGCATCAGTGGTCAGAACGCGGTACCCGATGTCATGGAGAAGGGGATCCAGCAGCTGTGTCGCCAGAGAACCAAGCCCGAGGGTGAGCAGCGCAATCGCCTGGTTCACCTTTACAAAGAAAATCAGCAGGAACACCAACCAGAACAGCAGTGACGCCCCGGGAATCAAGGCTGCCCATACCCCCAGTGCTACCGCAGCCGCAATCTCGCCGGGCCGTTTGTTGGAATACAATGCCGCCAGTACACGGGCAATACTCGAAATAACCATGCCGCCTCCTCGGATTATGCAGCAGACGGGTCATAAATTGACGCAACCGCCCCGCTGTGTCATAGTACTACCATGATTCTATCAGGTAAAGAGATTCGGCGCCGTCTTGGGCAGGACATACATATCGACCCCTTTAACGAAGATCAGGTCAACCCGAACAGCTACAACCTTTCGTTGCATAACGAGCTGCTGGTGTATCAGGAGCATGAGCTGGACATGAAGCGCAACAACCTCAGCCGCAGGATTGAAATTCCCGAAGATGGGCTGTTGCTGGAGCCGAATCGCCTCTATCTTGGCCGCACACGCGAGTATACCGAAACCCGCAACCTGGTGCCGATGCTTGAAGGGCGCTCATCGATTGGCCGACTTGGTCTGTTCGTGCATATTACCGCAGGTTTTGGTGATGTCGGTTTCAAGGGGTTCTGGACGCTTGAGATTTTCTGCGTGCAGCCTATCAGAATCTATGCCGGCGTAGAGATCGCCCAGGTATTTTACCATACGATTGAGGGGGATTACGACACCTATCGCAGCGGCAAGTACCAGAACAACCATGATATCCAGCATTCGATGTTGTACAAGGATTTCGAGCGGAAATCCCGCTAAGGAATTTCTTAAGACATCCCAAAACGACACCTGCATTTTTTCTCTTTCTGCCGTGAAAATGATTCCCCAGGCAAATTTCCTGTGTAGTAACAGGTACCAACCCATTGCAGGAGGTACCAATGCACACCCCCCCTTTCTGTCCCAATCCGGACTGCCGCCACCACCATCATCATACCCGAACCCGGGCTGAAAAAGCACGGGTTGGCACCTGGTTCTGGCGCAAGGGTCTACGGCATACTGCCTGCGCCGGCAGCCACCAGCGCTACCAGTGCATCGCCTGCAAGCGGTTTTTCACCGAGCGCACTTTCTCGATTGACTACCGCGTGCACCGTACCGTGTCCTACCGCGACCTGATCCGCGACATCTCCAGCCGGGTCAGTCTGGCCGCCACCCACCGCAACCGCGGGATCTCCCCGGCAATCAGGCGCAACCGAGTCGGTCGTCTGGCGCGCAACTGCATCGCTCTGCATGCCGAGTGCCGCCCGTATCTCACCACCCCGGAGGATCTGATTGCCGATGGATTTGTGTCGTTCGAGGTGAGTCAGTATTATCCTTGCAACCTGCATATCCTGATTGGCAAGGACAGCGAGTATCTCTTTGCTATGGATCACGTTACCATCCGCCGCACCGGCCGGATGAGCCCGCGCCAGAAGATCCGCCAGGCCGAGGTGGAGGCGGTCTACCGCCCGGCTCCGGACGGGATCATCACCTCGTTTACCCGGATCTTACACAGCATGGCCTGGCTGGTGCTGCAATGGGAGCCGGAAGACCCCGTACAGCTGATCACCGACAACAAGAAAGAGTACCCCGACGCGATCAGCCGCTGCGAAGTAGCTCATCGGCTTCTCAGTGAACAGAGCCTTGGCTGGCGGCATATCAGCTCACATCATCATCGCGGGCCTGGCGGGCCGATGTTTGCGATGGACAATTTTGACCGCGAGCTGCGTAAGGACATGGCGGCCTATGTGCGCGAGACGGTCACCTTCCGGCGCAATGTGCAGAACGCGATGGAGTCGGTGCAGGTGTATCGTATGTATCATAATTTTCTCAAGCCGTATCGGGTGCG comes from the Spirochaeta africana DSM 8902 genome and includes:
- the dcd gene encoding dCTP deaminase codes for the protein MILSGKEIRRRLGQDIHIDPFNEDQVNPNSYNLSLHNELLVYQEHELDMKRNNLSRRIEIPEDGLLLEPNRLYLGRTREYTETRNLVPMLEGRSSIGRLGLFVHITAGFGDVGFKGFWTLEIFCVQPIRIYAGVEIAQVFYHTIEGDYDTYRSGKYQNNHDIQHSMLYKDFERKSR
- a CDS encoding TIGR03546 family protein; amino-acid sequence: MVISSIARVLAALYSNKRPGEIAAAVALGVWAALIPGASLLFWLVFLLIFFVKVNQAIALLTLGLGSLATQLLDPLLHDIGYRVLTTDALYALWSDLYALPLLPLSRFNNTVVMGGFITGLAIFPLVFLATKSLVVPLRTRVVPGIASSTWAQKIYKSPKVAKLIRAVHKWTVFYDTIGG
- a CDS encoding dihydroneopterin aldolase, coding for MLAIQIENIRLRCIVGVYPRERYRRQPLRIDLRLLYADTAIIRQDDIAVGMDYAHITRDVQRWASEGRFQTIEALAGSLAHRLGSDYPQIAEVQITIRKPRALSGRAVAGVVYSWQPATD
- the argA gene encoding amino-acid N-acetyltransferase → MAVHLIRDIFAYADRFQGSVFVIQIDYDVIAHPSFPVVLQDLVLLHQIGIRVVLVPGARRHIDQVLERYGISCPTVQGVRVSRPEAIPFIKMAAFDAANRVMTLLSRHRVTGIIGNWVRSRGLGVINGVDYEESGKVDRISIDLIEAVLDDGLVPIFPCIGWSSTGKPYNISSLELAARLAADLGAAKLFYLAGFEGLTRETLQIPEDFLLDSSGRISRLYPDQAMQLLQNNPQCDQYIASMIECSVNACRAGVERAHIVDGRRDGVILEEVFTNQGVGTMIHKAPFESLRAMTDEDVPAVIRLMQPAMEKGILVQRSAEDLQQQLSDYVVYAADEQIVGCGALHRWGEDCAEIAALAADTDKPYEGVGERLLQYLLEKARSIGCRTVFVLTTQTADWFARFGFEHADIDHLPPQRRESYNPQRRSRVLLHHLKD